The following are encoded together in the Microtus pennsylvanicus isolate mMicPen1 chromosome 8, mMicPen1.hap1, whole genome shotgun sequence genome:
- the Kcnf1 gene encoding voltage-gated potassium channel regulatory subunit KCNF1: MEPGLGSAPAGSMDASAEQSLPEPGSQDSVAGDDIEIVVNVGGVRQVLYGDLLSQYPETRLAELMDCLAGGYDTIFSLCDDYDPGKREFYFDRDPDAFKCVIEVYYFGEVHMKKGICPICFKNEMDFWKVDLKFLDDCCKSHLSEKREELEEIARRVQLILDDLGVDAAEGRWRRCQKCVWKFLEKPESSCPARVVAVLSFLLILVSSVVMCMGTIPELQVVDAEGNRVEHPTLENVETACIGWFTLEYLLRLFSSPNKLHFALSFMNIVDVLAILPFYVSLTLTHLGARMMELTNVQQAVQALRIMRIARIFKLARHSSGLQTLTYALKRSFKELGLLLMYLAVGIFVFSALGYTMEQSHPETLFKSIPQSFWWAIITMTTVGYGDIYPKTTLGKLNAAISFLCGVIAIALPIHPIINNFVRYYNKQRVLETAAKHELELMELNSSSAEGKPGGSRSDLDTLPPEPAAREGPSWGSRLKLSHSDTFIPLLTEKHHRTRLQSCK; this comes from the coding sequence ATGGAACCGGGGCTTGGGAGCGCACCCGCGGGGAGCATGGACGCGTCTGCAGAGCAAAGCCTCCCGGAGCCTGGCAGCCAGGACTCTGTGGCTGGAGACGACATTGAGATTGTGGTGAATGTGGGGGGCGTGCGGCAGGTGCTCTATGGAGACCTGCTCAGCCAGTACCCCGAGACCCGGCTGGCGGAGCTCATGGACTGCTTGGCCGGTGGCTATGATACCATCTTCTCCCTGTGCGATGATTACGACCCAGGCAAGCGCGAATTCTACTTTGACCGGGACCCAGACGCATTTAAGTGTGTTATTGAGGTGTACTATTTTGGGGAGGTCCACATGAAGAAGGGCATCTGCCCCATCTGCTTCAAGAACGAGATGGACTTCTGGAAGGTGGACCTCAAATTCCTGGATGACTGTTGCAAGAGCCACTTGAGCGAGAAGCGCGAGGAGCTGGAGGAGATCGCACGCAGGGTGCAGCTCATCCTGGACGACCTGGGTGTGGACGCGGCCGAGGGCCGCTGGCGCCGCTGCCAGAAGTGCGTCTGGAAGTTCCTGGAGAAGCCGGAGTCGTCGTGCCCTGCGCGGGTGGTAGCAGTTCTGTCCTTCTTGCTCATTCTAGTCTCCTCTGTTGTCATGTGCATGGGCACCATACCCGAGCTGCAGGTGGTAGACGCTGAGGGTAACCGCGTGGAGCACCCAACCCTGGAGAACGTGGAGACTGCTTGCATCGGTTGGTTCACGCTGGAGTACCTGCTACGCCTCTTCTCCTCGCCCAACAAGCTGCACTTTGCCCTTTCCTTCATGAACATCGTGGATGTGCTGGCCATCCTCCCCTTCTATGTGAGCCTCACACTCACGCACCTGGGCGCGCGAATGATGGAACTGACCAACGTGCAGCAGGCTGTGCAGGCCCTGCGGATCATGCGCATCGCGCGCATCTTCAAGCTGGCCCGCCACTCCTCAGGCCTGCAGACCCTCACCTACGCCCTCAAGCGCAGTTTCAAGGAACTGGGGCTGTTGCTTATGTACCTGGCCGTGGGCATCTTTGTCTTCTCCGCACTAGGCTATACCATGGAGCAGAGCCACCCTGAAACTCTGTTTAAGAGCATTCCCCAGTCCTTCTGGTGGGCCATCATCACCATGACCACAGTGGGCTATGGTGACATCTACCCCAAAACTACTCTGGGAAAGCTCAACGCGGCTATCAGTTTCTTGTGTGGGGTAATTGCCATCGCCTTGCCCATTCACCCCATCATCAACAACTTTGTCAGGTACTACAACAAACAGCGTGTCCTGGAGACGGCAGCCAAACACGAGCTGGAGCTGATGGAGCTCAACTCCAGCAGTGCAGAAGGCAAACCCGGGGGCTCTCGCAGCGACCTGGACACCCTGCCCCCGGAGCCTGCTGCCAGGGAGGGGCCAAGCTGGGGCAGCCGGCTGAAGCTCTCACACAGTGATACCTTCATCCCCCTGCTGACAGAGAAGCACCATAGGACCCGGCTCCAGAGCTGCAAGTGA